Proteins from a genomic interval of Zingiber officinale cultivar Zhangliang chromosome 1B, Zo_v1.1, whole genome shotgun sequence:
- the LOC121985875 gene encoding uncharacterized protein LOC121985875 isoform X3: protein MEDGDDQLQEEASPVLSSIESLNPPLLPASIGLGFVLASLVLVRSQSLKPVTTAIKLADNAIKGTQVLSSPSPKSLLLASKAIVKGYRATKRFVPVGFDLKFPPAERAKLKACLGAASLLKHTRSPLLAGGSLGVGFLKGGYNISKNCVKVLEGFIGLQLNSAVREGIDALGLAVRVATVGKEIKRLLLIEWQKRTQIECLILGGDSRPGVRLSYERCNFDRFHIIGGDFGAQNFPFMGKTPLDEMDLEMHLSELLCLSIPVYEIL, encoded by the exons ATGGAGGACGGCGACGACCAGCTGCAGGAGGAAGCATCCCCTGTTCTCTCCTCGATCGAATCCCTCAATCCTCCTCTGCTTCCAGCCTCCATCGGATTAGGGTTCGTCCTCGCATCGCTTGTCCTCGTCCGATCGCAGTCCCTCAAACCCGTAACCACTGCCATCAAGCTCGCCGACAACGCCATCAAGGGCACCCAGGTGCTCTCCTCCCCTTCGCCCAAGTCGCTCCTCCTCGCATCCAAGGCCATCGTCAAGGGGTACAGGGCAACCAAGCGCTTCGTCCCCGTAGGATTCGACCTAAAGTTTCCGCCTGCGGAAAGGGCTAAGCTCAAGGCTTGCCTCGGCGCCGCCAGTTTGCTCAAGCACACCAGATCCCCGCTCCTCGCTGGTGGATCTCTGGGGGTAGGGTTTCTAAAAGGCGGATACAACATCTCGAAGAACTGTGTTAAGGTGCTCGAAGGATTCATTGGGCTGCAATTGAATTCAGCGGTCAGGGAGGGCATCGATGCGCTGGGCTTGGCTGTTAGGGTTGCCACTGTTGGGAAGGAAATAAAACGCTTGCTTTTGATTGAGTGGCAGAAGAGGACACAAATTGAATGCTTGATTCTTGGAGGAGACTCGAGACCTGGAGTTCGATTGAGTTAcgaaagatgcaattttgatcgATTTCACATAATTGGTGGCGATTTTGGCGCTCAGAATTTCCCATTCATGGGGAAAACTCCGTTGGATGAAATGGATTTAGAGATGCATCTCTCTGAGCTGCTTTGCTTGTCAATTCCAGTATATGAG ATACTATGA
- the LOC121985875 gene encoding uncharacterized protein LOC121985875 isoform X1: protein MEDGDDQLQEEASPVLSSIESLNPPLLPASIGLGFVLASLVLVRSQSLKPVTTAIKLADNAIKGTQVLSSPSPKSLLLASKAIVKGYRATKRFVPVGFDLKFPPAERAKLKACLGAASLLKHTRSPLLAGGSLGVGFLKGGYNISKNCVKVLEGFIGLQLNSAVREGIDALGLAVRVATVGKEIKRLLLIEWQKRTQIECLILGGDSRPGVRLSYERCNFDRFHIIGGDFGAQNFPFMGKTPLDEMDLEMHLSELLCLSIPVYELLLPFCSRNR, encoded by the exons ATGGAGGACGGCGACGACCAGCTGCAGGAGGAAGCATCCCCTGTTCTCTCCTCGATCGAATCCCTCAATCCTCCTCTGCTTCCAGCCTCCATCGGATTAGGGTTCGTCCTCGCATCGCTTGTCCTCGTCCGATCGCAGTCCCTCAAACCCGTAACCACTGCCATCAAGCTCGCCGACAACGCCATCAAGGGCACCCAGGTGCTCTCCTCCCCTTCGCCCAAGTCGCTCCTCCTCGCATCCAAGGCCATCGTCAAGGGGTACAGGGCAACCAAGCGCTTCGTCCCCGTAGGATTCGACCTAAAGTTTCCGCCTGCGGAAAGGGCTAAGCTCAAGGCTTGCCTCGGCGCCGCCAGTTTGCTCAAGCACACCAGATCCCCGCTCCTCGCTGGTGGATCTCTGGGGGTAGGGTTTCTAAAAGGCGGATACAACATCTCGAAGAACTGTGTTAAGGTGCTCGAAGGATTCATTGGGCTGCAATTGAATTCAGCGGTCAGGGAGGGCATCGATGCGCTGGGCTTGGCTGTTAGGGTTGCCACTGTTGGGAAGGAAATAAAACGCTTGCTTTTGATTGAGTGGCAGAAGAGGACACAAATTGAATGCTTGATTCTTGGAGGAGACTCGAGACCTGGAGTTCGATTGAGTTAcgaaagatgcaattttgatcgATTTCACATAATTGGTGGCGATTTTGGCGCTCAGAATTTCCCATTCATGGGGAAAACTCCGTTGGATGAAATGGATTTAGAGATGCATCTCTCTGAGCTGCTTTGCTTGTCAATTCCAGTATATGAG CTCTTGCTTCCTTTTTGCTCCAGAAATCGTTAG
- the LOC121985875 gene encoding uncharacterized protein LOC121985875 isoform X2 — translation MEDGDDQLQEEASPVLSSIESLNPPLLPASIGLGFVLASLVLVRSQSLKPVTTAIKLADNAIKGTQVLSSPSPKSLLLASKAIVKGYRATKRFVPVGFDLKFPPAERAKLKACLGAASLLKHTRSPLLAGGSLGVGFLKGGYNISKNCVKVLEGFIGLQLNSAVREGIDALGLAVRVATVGKEIKRLLLIEWQKRTQIECLILGGDSRPGVRLSYERCNFDRFHIIGGDFGAQNFPFMGKTPLDEMDLEMHLSELLCLSIPVYEIF, via the exons ATGGAGGACGGCGACGACCAGCTGCAGGAGGAAGCATCCCCTGTTCTCTCCTCGATCGAATCCCTCAATCCTCCTCTGCTTCCAGCCTCCATCGGATTAGGGTTCGTCCTCGCATCGCTTGTCCTCGTCCGATCGCAGTCCCTCAAACCCGTAACCACTGCCATCAAGCTCGCCGACAACGCCATCAAGGGCACCCAGGTGCTCTCCTCCCCTTCGCCCAAGTCGCTCCTCCTCGCATCCAAGGCCATCGTCAAGGGGTACAGGGCAACCAAGCGCTTCGTCCCCGTAGGATTCGACCTAAAGTTTCCGCCTGCGGAAAGGGCTAAGCTCAAGGCTTGCCTCGGCGCCGCCAGTTTGCTCAAGCACACCAGATCCCCGCTCCTCGCTGGTGGATCTCTGGGGGTAGGGTTTCTAAAAGGCGGATACAACATCTCGAAGAACTGTGTTAAGGTGCTCGAAGGATTCATTGGGCTGCAATTGAATTCAGCGGTCAGGGAGGGCATCGATGCGCTGGGCTTGGCTGTTAGGGTTGCCACTGTTGGGAAGGAAATAAAACGCTTGCTTTTGATTGAGTGGCAGAAGAGGACACAAATTGAATGCTTGATTCTTGGAGGAGACTCGAGACCTGGAGTTCGATTGAGTTAcgaaagatgcaattttgatcgATTTCACATAATTGGTGGCGATTTTGGCGCTCAGAATTTCCCATTCATGGGGAAAACTCCGTTGGATGAAATGGATTTAGAGATGCATCTCTCTGAGCTGCTTTGCTTGTCAATTCCAGTATATGAG ATTTTTTGA